One genomic region from Arthrobacter pigmenti encodes:
- a CDS encoding PTS sugar transporter subunit IIA, translating into MTPLDLHDAELTTPELVVLDMVAVDKSDAAAQLAQRLFESGRITNLDAFLEQVNSREHQMATGLPGGVGVPHARSQYVQQTSIAVGVTRYGHSLDFGAVDGPATLVLLIATPAESYSEHLEVLATLARSLFKENFRESLRRAHDAEVISELINSSLVFFDH; encoded by the coding sequence GTGACACCGCTTGACCTGCACGACGCCGAATTGACCACCCCTGAGTTGGTGGTCCTCGACATGGTGGCTGTGGACAAGTCCGACGCCGCAGCCCAGCTTGCGCAGCGGCTGTTCGAGAGCGGCCGGATCACCAATCTCGACGCCTTCCTCGAACAGGTCAACTCCCGCGAGCACCAGATGGCTACGGGCCTTCCCGGCGGGGTGGGCGTGCCACACGCGCGCAGCCAGTACGTGCAGCAGACCTCCATAGCCGTGGGAGTCACGCGTTATGGCCACAGCCTGGACTTCGGGGCGGTGGACGGCCCAGCAACCCTCGTGCTTCTGATCGCTACGCCGGCGGAGTCGTACTCGGAACACCTTGAGGTGCTGGCCACCCTGGCGCGCTCGCTGTTCAAGGAGAACTTCCGGGAGTCCCTGCGCCGGGCTCACGACGCCGAAGTCATCAGTGAACTCATCAACTCGTCCCTGGTCTTCTTCGACCACTGA
- a CDS encoding glycerol-3-phosphate dehydrogenase/oxidase — MIKGALSPQQREESLAALKSTTEPGKELDILIVGGGVVGVGSALDAVTRGLDVGIVEARDWASGTSSRSSKLIHGGLRYLEMLDFALVQEALKERGLLIQRIAPHLVKPVPFLYPLTKRFIERPYVGAGIFLYDTMGMTSGNSRGVPMHKHLTRRGTLRAAPSLKDDAMVGSIRYYDAQVDDARYVVNMIRTAAAYGAKAANRVSVVDFLREGERVVGARVTDHETGEEFNIRAKQIVNATGVWTDETQAMVTERGQLKVRASKGIHLVVPRDRFQSTVGLILRTEKSVLFVIPWGRHWIIGTTDTDWDLDKAHPAASSKDIDYILEHVNRVLKRPLTREDVEGVYAGLRPLLAGENDSTAKLSREHVVAHPVPGLVVVAGGKWTTYRVMAKDAVDEASRALDERVPASCTETVPLLGAEGYRAAWNKRARLAEASGVHVARVEHLLQRYGTQAEHVAALIRDNAQLGEPLPGADDYLGAEVVFAVTHEDARHVDDVLTRRTRISIESWDRGVSAAPVVAELMAPHLKWSEAQVDREVKHYLARVEAERLSQQQPDDVSADSARMGVEDIVPLS, encoded by the coding sequence ATGATCAAAGGCGCCCTCAGCCCGCAGCAGCGCGAGGAGTCCCTCGCAGCGCTCAAATCCACGACTGAGCCCGGCAAGGAACTCGACATCCTGATCGTGGGCGGCGGCGTCGTCGGCGTCGGCTCGGCCCTGGACGCGGTGACCAGGGGGCTCGACGTCGGGATCGTGGAAGCGCGTGACTGGGCGTCGGGGACGTCCTCCAGGTCCTCCAAGCTGATCCACGGCGGGCTGCGCTACCTGGAGATGCTGGACTTCGCGCTGGTCCAGGAAGCACTCAAGGAACGGGGGCTGCTGATCCAGCGGATCGCCCCGCACCTGGTCAAGCCGGTCCCGTTCCTGTATCCGCTGACCAAGCGGTTTATCGAGCGCCCCTACGTCGGTGCAGGTATCTTCCTCTACGACACCATGGGCATGACCTCGGGAAATTCGCGGGGCGTGCCCATGCACAAGCACCTGACCCGGCGGGGTACGCTGCGGGCCGCGCCCAGCCTCAAGGACGACGCCATGGTCGGCTCGATCCGCTACTACGATGCCCAGGTAGATGACGCGCGGTACGTGGTGAACATGATCCGCACCGCCGCCGCCTACGGGGCGAAGGCCGCGAACCGAGTGTCCGTTGTCGACTTCCTCCGCGAAGGCGAGCGGGTTGTCGGCGCGCGGGTAACTGATCATGAGACCGGTGAAGAGTTCAATATCCGTGCCAAACAGATTGTCAACGCTACCGGCGTCTGGACCGATGAAACGCAGGCCATGGTCACGGAGCGCGGTCAGCTGAAGGTCCGCGCGTCCAAGGGGATCCACCTGGTGGTTCCGCGGGACCGTTTCCAGTCCACGGTTGGTTTGATCCTGCGCACCGAAAAGTCCGTGCTCTTCGTGATTCCGTGGGGCCGGCATTGGATCATCGGTACTACTGACACGGACTGGGACCTGGACAAGGCTCACCCTGCGGCGTCGTCGAAGGACATCGACTACATCCTCGAACACGTCAACCGGGTGCTGAAGCGTCCGCTGACCCGTGAGGATGTTGAGGGTGTTTACGCGGGCCTGCGCCCGCTGCTGGCGGGCGAGAACGATTCCACGGCGAAACTGTCCCGCGAGCACGTTGTTGCCCACCCGGTTCCGGGGCTCGTGGTGGTAGCAGGCGGGAAGTGGACAACCTACCGGGTGATGGCCAAGGACGCGGTCGATGAAGCATCGCGCGCGTTGGATGAGCGGGTTCCCGCGAGTTGCACGGAGACGGTTCCTTTGTTGGGTGCCGAGGGCTACAGGGCCGCCTGGAATAAACGTGCACGGCTGGCGGAGGCATCGGGCGTCCACGTGGCGCGGGTCGAGCATCTTCTGCAGCGCTACGGGACCCAGGCCGAGCACGTGGCCGCACTCATCCGGGACAATGCGCAACTCGGCGAGCCGCTTCCCGGCGCGGACGATTATCTCGGTGCTGAGGTGGTGTTCGCGGTGACGCACGAGGATGCCCGCCACGTTGATGATGTCCTGACCCGCCGCACGCGTATTTCGATCGAGTCCTGGGACCGGGGCGTCTCGGCAGCGCCGGTGGTGGCTGAGCTGATGGCACCGCACCTCAAGTGGAGTGAGGCCCAGGTGGACCGTGAGGTTAAGCACTACCTCGCGAGGGTCGAGGCGGAACGGCTCAGCCAACAGCAGCCTGATGACGTCTCAGCGGACAGTGCACGCATGGGGGTCGAAGACATCGTGCCGCTAAGCTAG